One Natrinema marinum genomic window carries:
- the gltB gene encoding glutamate synthase large subunit, whose protein sequence is MPQPHIASSTERSTGLADPEDARSNCGVGVVMDLDGDGGHDIVADGLELLVNLEHRGTTGAEKDTGDGAGIMLQTPDSFFQDVLDAELPDTYAVGSIFFPQDSAARDELISLVEETFDTYDLDVLEWRDVPTNNEDLGKTAVDSEPDVWQVVVAPEDDISGDDFDRRLYVARRALENAVEDTDPDGADRFYVVSLDSKTVVYKGLLKGVQVPSYYPDLTDERMESTFAMVHERFSTNTLGAWHLAHPYRNIIHNGEFNTIQGNINWMRARETDIESKVLEDLEAVKPIIDDPDQSDTASVDNALELLMQDGRDLEHALRMLVPEAWRGDDAMDPDRKDWYDFHASLVEPWDGPALVAATDGERVGAVLDRNGLRPCRYDVTTDNQLIMASEAGALETEPEKIEERGRLQPGQLFLADPNEGRVIPDEEVFEDLTDDRYGEWVAQEQVHLDDIRTTNDRAPQEAVDGLRDYQAAFGYTHDELENMIEPMTQKGKDPVGSMGDDTPLSVLTEFNRPLFSYFKQLFAQVTNPPLDYIREELVTSMESRLGFQRNLLDESAEHARQLVLDSPILTDAELESIRDCSANDITAATIDITYEPESDELGSDLEAAIERVREDVVEAIEDGDHDVIVLSDRSVDEDRVAIPSLLATGAVHHHLVRNGLRNHVGLVVESADPRTVHHFATLVGYGAGAVNPYLAYQTIEDITAGPDGADTEVAIDAYVGAVEDGLLKIMAKMGISTVESYQGAQIFEAVGLESDLVEEYFEGTENRTEGIGLAEIEEDVRERHETGFGSGEEEPDLDRHGEYEHRSDGIYHQWNPKTVGALQQAVRSNDYERYQDFAELINDQQQNLQTLRGLLEFESDRDPVPLEDVEPIKDVVQRFSTAAMSLGSLSPEAHENNSIAMNRLGGKSNSGEGGEPPERFNTERECNVKQVASGRFGVTSTYLSNADELQIKMAQGSKPGEGGHLPGSKVNEMIAHVRKSTPGVGLISPPPLHDIYSIEDLKQLIFDLKAANEAADINVKLVSEAGIGTVAAGVAKANADVVHISGHSGGTGASPRTSIKSAGLPWELGLAEANQMLCATGLRDRIRVSTDGGMKTGRDVAVAALLGAEEYIFGTASLVTGGCVMARQCHKNTCPVGVATQREDLRKRFPGEPEHVINYMTFIAQELREIMAELGFRTIDEMIGQVDVLEQRDDVDHPKARNVDLSEVLADPGSEVRRKIREQDHELEDQLDRDLIEAAADAIENQEPVSLETEVTNVDRTVGAMLSNQITSRYGEPGLPEDTLTVDLEGTAGQSFGAFLASGVSMHLDGSANDYVGKGLSGGKLTVRTPETASYDPTENVAIGNVALYGATDGQLYVNGVAGERFAVRNSGAKAVVEGVGDHGCEYMTGGVVAVLGETGKNFAAGMSGGVAYVYDPDEEFKAKANTGMVSLHDDLEEKDERMLRRLVENHVAYTGSERGRSLLENWERALESFVKVMPEAYYEAITEQGSDDVRNELPGAPEADLEAESASFAASDD, encoded by the coding sequence ATGCCACAGCCACATATAGCGTCATCCACCGAGCGTTCCACGGGGCTCGCCGACCCCGAGGACGCGCGGTCGAACTGCGGCGTCGGCGTCGTGATGGACCTCGATGGGGATGGGGGCCACGACATCGTCGCCGACGGACTCGAACTACTCGTCAACCTCGAGCACCGCGGGACCACCGGGGCCGAAAAGGACACCGGCGACGGGGCCGGCATCATGCTCCAGACGCCCGATTCGTTCTTCCAGGACGTTCTCGACGCTGAGCTGCCGGACACCTACGCCGTCGGCTCGATCTTCTTCCCGCAGGACAGCGCCGCTCGTGACGAACTCATTTCGCTCGTCGAGGAGACTTTCGACACCTACGATCTCGACGTGCTCGAGTGGCGCGACGTACCGACGAACAACGAGGACCTCGGGAAGACGGCCGTCGACTCCGAACCCGACGTCTGGCAGGTCGTCGTCGCGCCCGAAGACGACATCTCCGGCGACGACTTCGACCGCAGACTCTACGTCGCCCGACGCGCTCTCGAGAACGCCGTCGAAGACACGGATCCCGACGGCGCCGATCGCTTCTACGTCGTCTCGCTCGACTCGAAAACGGTCGTCTACAAGGGCCTGCTGAAAGGCGTGCAGGTCCCCTCTTACTACCCCGATCTCACCGACGAGCGGATGGAGTCGACGTTCGCCATGGTCCACGAGCGGTTCTCGACGAACACGCTCGGCGCCTGGCACCTCGCTCACCCCTACCGGAACATCATCCACAACGGCGAGTTCAACACCATTCAGGGCAACATCAACTGGATGCGCGCCCGCGAGACCGACATCGAGAGCAAGGTTTTAGAGGACCTCGAGGCGGTCAAGCCGATCATCGACGACCCCGACCAGTCCGACACCGCGAGCGTCGACAACGCGCTCGAACTGCTGATGCAGGACGGCCGGGACCTAGAGCACGCGCTTCGAATGCTCGTCCCCGAGGCCTGGCGCGGCGACGACGCGATGGATCCCGATCGGAAAGACTGGTACGATTTCCACGCTTCGCTCGTCGAGCCGTGGGACGGTCCCGCGCTCGTGGCGGCGACCGACGGCGAACGCGTCGGTGCCGTCCTCGACCGCAACGGGCTCCGACCCTGCCGGTACGACGTGACGACCGACAACCAGCTGATCATGGCCAGCGAGGCCGGCGCGCTCGAGACCGAGCCCGAAAAGATCGAGGAACGGGGACGCCTCCAGCCCGGCCAGCTGTTCCTCGCCGACCCCAACGAGGGGCGCGTCATTCCCGACGAGGAGGTCTTCGAGGACCTCACCGACGACCGCTACGGCGAGTGGGTCGCTCAGGAGCAGGTTCACTTAGACGATATCCGAACCACGAACGACCGTGCGCCACAGGAAGCCGTCGACGGTCTGCGCGACTATCAGGCCGCCTTCGGCTACACGCACGACGAACTCGAGAACATGATCGAGCCGATGACCCAGAAGGGGAAAGACCCCGTCGGCTCGATGGGCGACGACACGCCGCTGTCGGTGCTGACCGAGTTCAACCGGCCGCTGTTCTCCTACTTCAAGCAGCTGTTCGCGCAGGTCACCAACCCGCCGCTTGACTATATCCGCGAGGAACTCGTCACCTCGATGGAGTCGCGGCTCGGCTTCCAGCGTAACCTGCTCGACGAGTCGGCCGAGCACGCCCGCCAGCTCGTGCTCGACTCGCCGATCCTGACCGACGCCGAACTCGAGTCGATCCGCGACTGCTCGGCCAACGATATCACCGCGGCGACGATCGACATCACCTACGAACCCGAAAGCGACGAACTCGGCTCCGACCTCGAGGCGGCGATCGAACGCGTCCGCGAGGATGTCGTCGAAGCGATCGAAGACGGCGACCACGACGTGATCGTTCTCTCGGACCGCAGCGTCGACGAGGACCGGGTCGCGATCCCGAGCCTGCTGGCGACGGGTGCCGTCCACCACCACCTCGTGCGAAACGGGCTGCGCAACCACGTCGGGCTCGTCGTCGAGTCCGCCGACCCGCGTACGGTTCATCACTTCGCGACGCTGGTCGGCTACGGCGCGGGCGCTGTCAACCCGTACCTGGCCTACCAGACGATCGAGGACATCACTGCCGGCCCCGACGGCGCGGACACCGAGGTCGCGATCGACGCCTACGTCGGCGCGGTCGAGGATGGCCTCCTGAAGATCATGGCCAAGATGGGGATCTCGACGGTCGAGAGCTACCAGGGAGCCCAGATCTTCGAGGCGGTCGGCCTCGAGTCGGACCTCGTCGAAGAGTACTTCGAGGGCACCGAGAACCGCACCGAGGGGATCGGCCTCGCAGAGATCGAAGAAGACGTCCGCGAGCGCCACGAGACCGGCTTCGGCAGCGGCGAGGAAGAACCCGACCTCGACCGCCACGGCGAGTACGAGCACCGCTCGGACGGGATCTACCACCAGTGGAACCCCAAGACCGTTGGCGCGCTCCAGCAGGCCGTCCGCTCGAACGACTACGAGCGCTATCAGGACTTCGCCGAACTGATCAACGACCAACAGCAGAACCTCCAGACGCTTCGGGGACTGCTCGAGTTCGAGTCGGACCGCGATCCGGTGCCGCTCGAGGACGTCGAGCCGATCAAGGACGTCGTCCAGCGGTTCTCGACGGCGGCGATGAGCCTCGGCTCGCTCTCGCCGGAGGCCCACGAGAACAACTCGATCGCGATGAACCGGCTGGGCGGCAAGTCCAACTCCGGCGAAGGCGGCGAGCCGCCGGAGCGGTTCAACACCGAACGCGAGTGTAACGTCAAGCAGGTCGCCAGTGGCCGCTTCGGCGTCACCTCGACGTACCTCTCGAACGCCGACGAGCTCCAGATCAAGATGGCCCAGGGTTCCAAGCCCGGCGAAGGCGGCCACCTCCCCGGCTCCAAGGTCAACGAGATGATCGCCCACGTCCGGAAGTCCACGCCCGGCGTCGGCCTCATCTCGCCGCCGCCGCTGCACGACATCTACTCGATCGAGGACCTCAAACAGCTGATCTTCGATCTCAAAGCCGCGAACGAGGCGGCCGACATCAACGTCAAGCTCGTCTCCGAAGCCGGCATCGGCACGGTCGCCGCCGGCGTCGCGAAGGCCAACGCCGACGTGGTCCACATCTCGGGTCACTCCGGCGGCACGGGCGCTTCGCCGCGCACCTCGATCAAGAGCGCCGGCCTCCCTTGGGAGCTCGGCCTCGCCGAGGCCAACCAGATGCTCTGTGCGACCGGCCTGCGCGACCGCATCCGCGTCTCGACCGACGGCGGCATGAAGACCGGCCGCGACGTGGCCGTCGCCGCCTTGCTCGGCGCCGAGGAGTACATCTTCGGCACCGCGTCGCTGGTCACCGGCGGCTGCGTGATGGCCCGGCAGTGTCACAAGAACACCTGCCCGGTCGGCGTCGCCACCCAGCGCGAGGACCTGCGCAAGCGCTTCCCCGGCGAGCCCGAACACGTCATCAACTACATGACGTTCATCGCTCAGGAACTGCGCGAGATCATGGCCGAACTCGGCTTCCGCACCATCGACGAGATGATCGGCCAGGTCGACGTGCTCGAGCAGCGCGACGACGTCGACCATCCGAAGGCCCGCAACGTCGACCTCTCGGAAGTGCTGGCCGACCCCGGCAGCGAGGTCCGCCGGAAGATCCGCGAACAGGACCACGAACTCGAGGACCAGCTCGACCGGGACCTCATCGAGGCCGCGGCCGACGCGATCGAGAACCAAGAGCCCGTCTCCCTCGAGACCGAGGTCACGAACGTCGACCGCACCGTCGGCGCGATGCTCTCGAATCAGATCACGAGCCGCTACGGCGAGCCCGGCCTCCCCGAGGACACGCTCACCGTGGACCTCGAGGGGACCGCCGGCCAGAGCTTCGGTGCGTTCCTGGCAAGCGGCGTCTCGATGCACCTCGACGGCAGCGCCAACGACTACGTCGGCAAGGGGCTCTCGGGCGGCAAACTGACGGTTCGGACGCCCGAGACCGCTTCCTACGATCCGACCGAGAACGTCGCGATCGGCAACGTCGCGCTCTACGGTGCGACCGACGGCCAGCTCTACGTCAACGGCGTCGCCGGCGAGCGCTTCGCGGTGCGCAACTCCGGTGCCAAGGCCGTCGTCGAAGGCGTCGGCGACCACGGCTGTGAGTACATGACCGGCGGCGTCGTCGCCGTGCTGGGCGAGACGGGCAAGAACTTCGCCGCCGGGATGTCCGGCGGTGTTGCCTACGTCTACGACCCGGACGAGGAGTTCAAGGCCAAGGCCAACACCGGTATGGTCTCGCTACACGACGACTTAGAGGAGAAAGACGAGCGGATGCTTCGTCGCCTCGTCGAGAACCACGTCGCCTACACCGGCTCCGAGCGCGGCCGATCGCTGCTCGAGAACTGGGAACGTGCCCTCGAGTCCTTCGTGAAGGTCATGCCCGAGGCCTACTACGAGGCGATCACCGAGCAGGGCAGCGACGACGTGCGCAACGAACTGCCCGGCGCGCCCGAGGCCGACCTCGAGGCGGAGTCGGCCAGTTTCGCAGCGAGCGACGACTGA
- a CDS encoding peptidase, with amino-acid sequence MIAATVLWFGLLGMGYVGGRLYGRYTLRRAGDGDGRSRGTYRLLTVVGLVAVAVLTFTGLTDATERALSSVHPALEGGLATPLVWLPTALGTIVAVLVAYLGVFPYARKRRGLEISARTAVARLARYLTAVAILVVGALAMFTALVTASDPSPLLIPLLFVVLTGGVYAWIQYGVRLSQSVTEPTREQRRRLEDAAERTGLTATIGGVIPGRETEVADLYLDGPFWNRRVYATDYALDALDDEEVTALCARSNAADGLWLLERRALVAGVVFGLLLSLTVWTSITVAVAGLAVAGPLLARFLQRSEFAADRRATRAVDADTLASALEAGSDLSDDRGRLHELLAARPSRARRLERLRNP; translated from the coding sequence ATGATAGCGGCGACCGTGCTGTGGTTCGGACTGCTCGGTATGGGCTACGTCGGCGGCCGGCTGTACGGGCGATATACGCTCCGACGCGCGGGTGACGGCGACGGCCGCTCGCGCGGCACGTATCGCCTCCTCACCGTCGTCGGCCTCGTGGCCGTCGCCGTTCTCACGTTCACCGGACTCACCGACGCGACCGAGCGCGCGCTCTCGTCCGTCCACCCGGCGCTCGAAGGAGGGCTCGCCACGCCGCTCGTCTGGTTGCCGACGGCGCTCGGCACGATCGTCGCCGTTCTCGTCGCGTACCTCGGCGTCTTTCCGTACGCCCGGAAACGCCGCGGTCTCGAGATCTCCGCCAGGACGGCGGTCGCCCGGCTCGCCAGGTACCTCACCGCGGTGGCGATCCTCGTGGTCGGTGCGCTCGCCATGTTCACGGCGCTCGTCACCGCGTCGGATCCCAGCCCGCTGCTGATCCCGCTCCTGTTCGTCGTCCTCACCGGCGGGGTGTACGCCTGGATACAGTACGGCGTCCGACTCTCGCAATCGGTCACCGAGCCGACGAGGGAACAGCGCCGGCGACTCGAGGACGCGGCCGAGCGGACTGGGCTGACAGCGACGATCGGCGGCGTGATTCCGGGCCGCGAGACTGAGGTCGCCGACCTCTACCTCGACGGTCCGTTCTGGAACCGGCGGGTGTACGCTACCGATTACGCACTCGACGCGCTCGACGACGAGGAGGTGACGGCACTGTGTGCCCGCTCGAACGCCGCTGACGGGCTCTGGTTGCTCGAGCGCCGAGCGCTCGTCGCTGGCGTCGTCTTCGGACTCTTGCTTAGCCTGACCGTCTGGACATCGATAACGGTCGCGGTCGCCGGCCTGGCGGTCGCCGGACCGCTGCTCGCTCGATTCCTCCAGCGGTCCGAGTTCGCCGCCGATCGGCGCGCGACTCGAGCCGTCGACGCAGATACACTCGCGAGCGCCCTCGAGGCCGGCTCCGACCTGTCCGACGACCGGGGCCGGCTTCACGAGTTGCTCGCGGCTCGGCCGTCGCGAGCGCGTCGGCTCGAGCGACTCCGAAACCCCTGA
- a CDS encoding NAD-dependent epimerase/dehydratase family protein → MDNALVIGGTRFIGRHLVDELLAHDYDVTLFTRGNRENPFADDDRVDHVEGDRTNDTAIESAAMTVDPDAVFDCVAYYPKDVRAATRIFADCEAYVYVSSGAAYGREEIPKREGETPLESCTPEQATDDSFETYGNRKAEGDRAVVAAAAEGVRAMTVRPPIVYGPHDYTERLDWWIDRVNRFDRVVVPGDGTNLRHRVYVEDVASALRIVAERGAASEAYNVGDRRLVTLEELVDLIADSLETTVEIVHAGPRELAAGDLALEDYPLYRTYPHVLSTAKLAALGWESTPLAEAMDRTVADHRENDRGGVEAEPDREAEERVLDILDTL, encoded by the coding sequence ATGGACAACGCACTCGTTATCGGCGGCACGCGCTTCATCGGCCGGCATCTCGTCGACGAGTTGCTCGCACACGACTACGACGTGACCCTCTTCACTCGCGGCAACCGCGAGAATCCCTTCGCGGACGATGATCGCGTCGACCACGTCGAGGGTGACCGGACGAACGACACGGCGATCGAATCGGCCGCGATGACCGTCGATCCCGACGCCGTCTTCGACTGCGTCGCCTACTATCCGAAGGACGTCCGCGCCGCGACCCGCATCTTCGCGGACTGCGAGGCCTACGTCTACGTCTCGAGCGGCGCGGCCTACGGCCGTGAGGAAATCCCCAAACGGGAAGGAGAGACGCCCCTCGAGTCCTGTACGCCCGAGCAGGCGACCGACGACAGCTTCGAGACCTACGGCAATCGAAAGGCCGAGGGCGACCGCGCGGTCGTCGCGGCGGCCGCAGAGGGCGTCCGCGCGATGACCGTCCGCCCGCCGATCGTCTACGGCCCGCACGACTACACCGAACGACTGGACTGGTGGATCGACCGCGTCAACCGCTTCGACCGCGTCGTGGTCCCCGGCGACGGGACGAACCTCCGCCACCGCGTCTACGTGGAGGATGTCGCCAGCGCGCTGCGGATCGTCGCCGAGCGTGGCGCGGCCAGCGAGGCCTACAACGTCGGCGACCGCCGGCTCGTCACGCTCGAGGAGCTGGTCGACCTGATCGCCGACTCGCTCGAGACGACCGTCGAGATCGTCCACGCCGGCCCGCGAGAACTCGCGGCCGGCGACCTCGCGCTCGAGGACTACCCACTGTACCGGACCTACCCCCACGTCCTCTCAACGGCGAAACTCGCCGCGCTGGGCTGGGAGTCGACGCCACTGGCCGAAGCGATGGATCGGACGGTCGCGGATCACAGAGAGAACGACCGCGGCGGCGTCGAGGCGGAGCCGGACCGCGAGGCCGAAGAGCGCGTCTTGGATATTCTGGACACGCTCTGA
- a CDS encoding RAD55 family ATPase, producing the protein MTEQLNADYTTEYPLECDHCHYPIPDEPEENGEGRYCSTACLEAAEDGSTMAEPSAYKRVVTGVEPLDSLIPNGVPADSLLLLSGDEGTRRTELGVELAWRALERGEPAVVVSFADPPTTALERFYQNGWNVLPALENDRLRIVDCFTHRLDDRDEFIDQRNEWAEFVGEAAEDAIVEVRDPSDRREVTHGIQRALEDLEMTETGLVTIDSLDELESLLQREGVHDFLRGLRARVCKARFVPIVASAAATGEDDFSAAEYVFDGIIDLRLTDRLAPDARLKQLAVRKLVGAQFLPQWVTYEYEPARGLFAFGPNTDAQQHYEFGNGTMQSNQHR; encoded by the coding sequence ATGACGGAACAACTCAACGCAGACTACACAACCGAGTATCCCCTCGAGTGCGACCACTGCCACTATCCGATCCCCGACGAACCGGAGGAGAACGGCGAGGGAAGATACTGTTCGACCGCCTGTCTGGAGGCCGCCGAAGACGGCTCGACGATGGCCGAACCCAGTGCCTACAAGCGGGTCGTAACGGGCGTCGAACCGCTCGACTCGCTCATCCCGAACGGCGTCCCGGCGGATTCGCTGTTGTTGCTCTCGGGCGACGAAGGGACCCGCCGCACCGAACTCGGCGTCGAGCTCGCCTGGCGCGCCCTCGAGCGCGGCGAGCCAGCGGTCGTCGTCTCCTTTGCCGATCCGCCGACGACGGCGCTCGAGCGCTTCTACCAGAACGGCTGGAACGTCTTGCCGGCGCTGGAAAACGACCGGCTACGGATCGTCGACTGTTTTACCCACCGGCTCGACGACCGCGACGAGTTCATCGACCAACGCAACGAGTGGGCCGAGTTCGTCGGCGAGGCCGCCGAAGACGCGATCGTCGAGGTTCGCGACCCCAGCGACCGGCGCGAGGTGACACACGGCATTCAGAGGGCGCTCGAGGACCTCGAGATGACCGAGACCGGGCTGGTCACGATCGATTCGTTGGACGAACTCGAGAGCCTGCTACAACGGGAGGGAGTCCACGATTTCCTCAGGGGCCTTCGGGCGAGGGTCTGTAAGGCGCGATTCGTTCCGATCGTCGCCAGCGCGGCGGCGACGGGTGAGGACGATTTCTCCGCCGCCGAGTACGTCTTCGACGGGATTATCGATCTGCGGCTGACGGATCGGCTCGCCCCGGATGCGCGGCTCAAACAGCTCGCCGTTCGCAAGTTAGTCGGTGCGCAGTTCCTCCCGCAGTGGGTGACCTACGAGTACGAACCCGCTCGCGGCCTGTTCGCGTTCGGGCCGAACACGGACGCACAACAGCATTACGAGTTCGGAAACGGGACGATGCAGTCGAATCAGCATCGGTAA
- the proS gene encoding proline--tRNA ligase has product MSDESQELGITESKSHKPGEWYAEVVQKAGLADYAPMGGFIVTKPRGYALWEGIQDALDGWFKETGVDNVYFPMFIPESFLEREKDIVEGFDPEVAWVTQGGHEELEERLAVRPTSESIIAPFMADWTRSHRDLPLRLNQWCSVVRWEATETKPFFRTKEFMWQEGHTAHASDEGAWEEVWTRLDQYERVYEDVLAIPVLRGKKPEHDKFPGADTTTTVEALMPDGKSVQGATSHNLGQSFAEAFDITFADENEDEQTAYTTSWGLSWRALGALIMTHSDDQGLVLPPTIAPTQVVIVPIWQEDTKDDVLEYSQAIAADLETAGFRVELDDRDERNPGFKFNEHELNGIPLRLEIGPYEVEDEEVTLVHRPDNEEAVEDRDEIVDAVDEHLETIYDKLYEAAEENLEENIREADSPEEIMGTIGRHGGYVKTAWCGDEACEEAIKEKVAAEIVMQPLNDEGGQTAAAVPEPEADECTVCGEPADEIAYFAKSY; this is encoded by the coding sequence ATGAGCGACGAGAGCCAGGAACTCGGGATCACCGAGTCGAAATCGCACAAGCCCGGCGAGTGGTACGCCGAGGTCGTCCAGAAGGCCGGCCTCGCCGACTACGCGCCGATGGGCGGATTCATCGTCACGAAGCCCCGCGGCTACGCGCTCTGGGAGGGCATCCAGGACGCGCTCGACGGCTGGTTCAAAGAGACCGGCGTCGACAACGTCTACTTCCCGATGTTCATCCCTGAGAGCTTCCTCGAGCGGGAGAAGGACATCGTCGAAGGCTTCGACCCCGAGGTCGCGTGGGTGACCCAGGGCGGCCACGAGGAACTCGAGGAGCGCCTCGCGGTGCGGCCCACGAGCGAGTCGATCATCGCGCCCTTCATGGCCGACTGGACGCGCAGCCACCGCGACCTGCCGCTGCGGCTGAATCAGTGGTGTTCGGTCGTCCGCTGGGAGGCCACGGAGACGAAGCCGTTCTTCCGGACGAAGGAGTTCATGTGGCAGGAGGGTCACACCGCCCACGCGAGCGACGAGGGCGCGTGGGAGGAGGTCTGGACCCGGCTCGATCAGTACGAGCGCGTCTACGAAGACGTGCTGGCGATCCCGGTGCTGCGGGGTAAGAAGCCCGAACACGACAAGTTCCCCGGCGCTGACACGACGACGACCGTCGAGGCGCTGATGCCCGACGGCAAGTCCGTTCAGGGGGCGACCAGCCACAACCTCGGGCAGAGCTTCGCGGAGGCGTTCGACATCACCTTCGCCGACGAGAACGAGGACGAACAGACGGCCTACACCACCTCGTGGGGGCTCTCCTGGCGCGCTCTCGGGGCGCTCATTATGACCCACTCCGACGATCAGGGGCTCGTGCTCCCGCCGACGATCGCGCCCACGCAGGTCGTCATCGTCCCCATCTGGCAGGAGGACACGAAAGACGACGTCCTCGAGTACTCACAGGCGATCGCCGCGGACCTCGAGACGGCCGGGTTCCGCGTCGAACTCGACGACCGCGACGAGCGCAATCCCGGCTTCAAGTTCAACGAACACGAACTCAACGGCATCCCCCTCCGCCTCGAGATCGGGCCCTACGAGGTCGAGGACGAGGAAGTCACGCTGGTCCACCGCCCGGACAACGAGGAGGCCGTCGAGGACCGCGACGAGATCGTCGATGCCGTCGACGAGCATCTCGAGACGATCTACGACAAACTGTACGAGGCGGCCGAGGAGAACCTGGAGGAGAACATTCGCGAGGCCGACAGTCCCGAGGAGATCATGGGGACGATCGGTCGGCACGGCGGCTACGTGAAGACGGCGTGGTGTGGCGACGAGGCCTGCGAGGAAGCCATCAAGGAGAAGGTCGCCGCGGAGATCGTCATGCAACCCCTGAACGACGAGGGCGGACAGACCGCGGCTGCGGTGCCCGAACCCGAGGCCGACGAGTGTACCGTCTGCGGCGAGCCCGCCGACGAGATCGCGTACTTCGCGAAGTCGTACTAA
- a CDS encoding quinone oxidoreductase family protein, producing MRAIEVEAYGDSSELSVVDGETPEPDAGEVRIDIEAAGINFADVMQRRGHYPGGPEPPYTPGMEAAGTVDAVGEGVDDLSEGDRVVGMINTGGYAEYVTADAQSLFPVPEAMSFAEAAGFPVQFLTAHACLFEWGGLEEGESVLIQAAAGGVGTAAVQLASNAGAEVFGTASTREKLELANSLGCDHAINYTNTDFREIVDEETDGEGVDLVLESVGDDVFERSLDAMTHFGRMVTYGVASGVPAEVSNQRLLFENKTVKGFHLGQAAMHDPSRVMKAVPELTEGLASGDLEIILGESFALEDAAEAHQYLEDRKSSGKLVLEP from the coding sequence ATGAGGGCAATCGAAGTCGAGGCGTACGGCGACAGCAGTGAACTCTCCGTCGTCGACGGAGAGACGCCGGAACCGGATGCGGGCGAGGTGCGAATCGACATCGAGGCCGCGGGGATCAACTTCGCAGACGTGATGCAGCGACGCGGCCACTATCCGGGCGGCCCCGAGCCGCCGTACACCCCCGGCATGGAGGCCGCGGGCACCGTCGACGCGGTCGGCGAGGGCGTCGACGACCTGAGCGAGGGCGACCGCGTCGTCGGCATGATCAACACCGGCGGCTACGCGGAGTACGTCACCGCCGACGCGCAGTCGCTCTTCCCGGTTCCCGAGGCGATGAGTTTCGCGGAGGCCGCCGGCTTTCCCGTCCAGTTTCTCACCGCCCACGCCTGTCTCTTCGAGTGGGGCGGACTCGAGGAAGGCGAATCAGTCCTGATTCAGGCCGCCGCGGGCGGGGTCGGGACGGCCGCCGTCCAGCTGGCGTCGAACGCCGGCGCGGAGGTGTTCGGCACCGCGAGCACACGCGAGAAGCTCGAGCTCGCGAACTCGCTGGGCTGCGATCACGCGATCAACTACACGAACACGGACTTCCGCGAGATCGTCGACGAGGAGACCGACGGCGAGGGCGTCGACCTCGTCTTAGAGAGCGTCGGCGACGACGTCTTCGAGCGCAGCCTCGATGCGATGACCCACTTCGGGCGCATGGTCACCTACGGCGTCGCCAGCGGCGTCCCCGCCGAGGTCAGCAATCAGCGCCTGCTCTTCGAGAACAAGACGGTCAAGGGCTTCCACCTCGGGCAGGCCGCCATGCACGACCCGAGCCGGGTCATGAAAGCGGTCCCCGAACTCACCGAGGGTCTCGCGAGCGGCGACCTCGAGATCATCCTCGGCGAATCCTTCGCGCTCGAGGACGCGGCCGAGGCCCACCAGTACCTCGAGGACCGGAAGAGTTCCGGGAAGCTCGTGCTCGAGCCGTGA
- a CDS encoding peroxidase-related enzyme (This protein belongs to a clade of uncharacterized proteins related to peroxidases such as the alkylhydroperoxidase AhpD.), translated as MGDTNSDSEDAAPQLRDDAMGQFPVPAFDDLPEDLRDRIAEETEQAGFTPNVFSAFAYKPSHFRAFFDYHDALVEDTALEREEIEMIVVAVSGVNHCYYCNVAHGALVRIYAKDPTLADQLIANYRTADINETHRTMLDVAVKLTERPDAIEPADLEKLREAGFSEEAIWDIGAVTAYYNMSNRMAAFAEMRPNDEFHTLGR; from the coding sequence ATGGGCGATACCAACTCCGACAGCGAAGACGCCGCGCCACAGCTCCGCGACGACGCCATGGGACAGTTTCCGGTGCCGGCGTTCGACGACCTCCCCGAGGACCTGCGAGATCGAATCGCAGAGGAGACCGAGCAGGCGGGCTTCACGCCGAACGTGTTCTCCGCGTTCGCGTACAAACCCTCCCACTTCCGGGCCTTTTTCGACTACCACGACGCGCTCGTCGAAGACACCGCCCTAGAGCGCGAGGAGATCGAGATGATCGTCGTCGCCGTCTCCGGCGTCAACCACTGCTACTACTGCAACGTCGCCCACGGCGCGCTCGTCCGAATCTACGCGAAAGATCCGACGCTGGCCGACCAACTGATCGCCAACTACCGGACCGCGGATATCAACGAGACCCACCGGACGATGCTCGACGTGGCCGTCAAGCTCACCGAGCGGCCGGACGCGATCGAACCCGCCGATCTCGAGAAACTGCGCGAGGCGGGCTTCAGCGAGGAAGCGATCTGGGATATCGGTGCCGTCACCGCCTACTACAACATGAGCAACCGGATGGCGGCGTTCGCCGAAATGCGGCCCAACGACGAGTTCCACACGCTCGGGCGGTAG